A genomic region of Pseudomonas frederiksbergensis contains the following coding sequences:
- a CDS encoding nitrite/sulfite reductase, with the protein MYQYDDYDRALVFERVAQFRDQVERFMAGALSEEEFLPLRLQNGLYMQKHAYMLRVAIPYGTLSARQMRTLASIARDYDRGYGHFTTRQNMQFNWIELAQVPDILARLAEVEMHAIQTSGNCVRNITTEAFAGVAADELIDPRPLAEILRQWSTINPEFLFLPRKFKIAICSAKHDRAAIMMHDIGLYLYRDAAGQMLLRVIVGGGLGRTPILGLQIREGLPWQHLLSYVEAVLRVYNRHGRRDNKYKARIKILVKALGIEAFAQEVEQEWQHLKDGPAQLTDVEYQRVASAFVPPTYEQLADTDLDFGTRLTENPAFARWVARNVQPHKVPGYTSVVLSTKPGMASPPGDVTGAQMDAVADWSEQFGFGEIRIAHEQNIVLPDVPKADLYALWCLACERGLGCANIGLLTDVIACPGGDFCALANAKSIPIAQAIQARFDDLDYLHDLGDISLNISGCMNACGHHHIGNIGILGVDKNGSEWYQITLGGAQGKNSALGKVIGPSFSAAEVPQVIERIIATFVRYRESEELFLDTLQRIGLEPFKERIYPKTLEVVA; encoded by the coding sequence ATGTATCAGTACGATGACTACGACCGGGCCCTGGTCTTTGAACGGGTTGCGCAGTTTCGCGATCAGGTCGAACGGTTCATGGCCGGAGCCTTGAGTGAGGAAGAGTTTTTGCCATTGCGCCTGCAAAATGGCCTGTACATGCAAAAGCACGCCTACATGCTTCGGGTCGCCATTCCTTACGGCACCCTCAGCGCCCGGCAGATGCGCACGCTGGCGAGCATCGCCCGGGATTACGATCGGGGCTACGGGCACTTCACCACCCGGCAGAACATGCAATTCAACTGGATCGAACTGGCCCAGGTACCGGACATACTGGCGCGCCTGGCCGAGGTCGAAATGCATGCGATCCAGACCTCCGGCAACTGCGTGCGCAACATCACCACCGAAGCCTTCGCCGGTGTTGCGGCAGACGAACTGATCGATCCACGGCCCTTGGCGGAAATTCTCCGGCAGTGGTCGACCATCAACCCGGAATTCCTGTTTTTACCACGCAAATTCAAAATCGCCATTTGCTCGGCGAAACACGACCGCGCGGCGATCATGATGCATGACATCGGTCTCTACCTTTACCGCGACGCGGCCGGGCAGATGCTGCTGCGGGTGATCGTTGGCGGCGGTCTGGGGCGCACACCGATTCTCGGTTTGCAGATCCGTGAAGGGTTGCCGTGGCAGCACTTGCTGTCTTACGTCGAGGCGGTGTTGCGGGTTTATAACCGCCACGGTCGGCGCGACAACAAGTACAAGGCGCGGATCAAGATTCTGGTCAAGGCGCTGGGTATCGAGGCCTTCGCTCAGGAAGTCGAGCAGGAGTGGCAACACCTCAAGGACGGCCCGGCACAGTTGACTGACGTCGAATACCAGCGCGTCGCCAGCGCATTCGTGCCGCCAACCTATGAGCAACTGGCCGATACTGACCTGGACTTTGGCACTCGCCTGACCGAGAACCCGGCGTTCGCACGTTGGGTCGCGCGTAACGTGCAGCCGCACAAAGTGCCTGGCTACACCAGCGTGGTGCTGTCGACCAAACCCGGCATGGCCTCGCCGCCGGGAGACGTCACCGGCGCGCAGATGGACGCGGTGGCCGATTGGTCCGAGCAGTTCGGTTTCGGTGAAATCCGCATCGCCCATGAACAGAACATTGTCCTGCCAGACGTGCCCAAGGCTGACCTGTACGCGTTGTGGTGCCTGGCCTGCGAACGCGGACTGGGTTGCGCCAATATTGGCTTACTGACCGACGTCATCGCCTGCCCCGGTGGTGATTTCTGCGCGCTGGCCAATGCCAAATCGATCCCCATCGCCCAGGCAATCCAGGCACGCTTCGATGACCTGGACTACCTCCACGACCTGGGTGACATCAGCCTCAACATCTCCGGATGCATGAACGCCTGCGGCCACCACCACATCGGCAATATCGGCATCCTCGGCGTCGATAAGAATGGCAGCGAGTGGTACCAGATCACCCTCGGTGGCGCGCAGGGCAAGAACAGCGCACTGGGCAAAGTCATCGGCCCGTCGTTCAGCGCAGCCGAAGTGCCGCAGGTGATCGAGCGGATCATCGCGACCTTCGTCCGTTACCGCGAGAGCGAGGAGCTGTTTCTCGACACCTTGCAGCGCATTGGTCTGGAGCCGTTCAAAGAGCGTATTTATCCAAAGACCCTGGAGGTCGTGGCATGA
- a CDS encoding DUF934 domain-containing protein — translation MNNLLQLREGVALKVDDDPWTLIREVDSELPAGPLILPLAQWRMRRIDHHPSRDAVWLGPDDEVDSLKPWLKLIPMIALEFPSFRDGRAYSQAYLLRTRLGWTGELRAIGDVLRDQLSHMRQCGFDAFAVRDDKCAEDALKGLVGMSVHYGRSVIEPRPLFRRR, via the coding sequence ATGAACAATCTGCTGCAATTGCGCGAAGGTGTGGCGCTCAAGGTCGACGACGATCCGTGGACCTTGATCAGGGAGGTCGACAGCGAACTGCCAGCGGGACCGCTGATCTTGCCGCTGGCCCAGTGGCGGATGCGCCGTATCGACCATCATCCGTCGCGAGACGCGGTGTGGCTGGGGCCGGATGACGAGGTCGACAGTCTCAAGCCGTGGCTCAAACTAATACCCATGATCGCGTTGGAGTTTCCAAGTTTTCGCGATGGCCGGGCCTACAGCCAGGCTTACCTGTTGCGCACGCGTTTGGGCTGGACGGGTGAGTTGCGGGCGATTGGCGATGTACTGCGTGACCAGCTCAGCCATATGCGCCAATGCGGTTTTGATGCCTTCGCGGTACGTGACGACAAATGCGCTGAAGATGCACTCAAGGGGCTGGTGGGGATGAGTGTGCATTACGGTCGCTCGGTGATCGAGCCACGACCGTTGTTTCGCCGGCGTTGA
- a CDS encoding DUF1254 domain-containing protein translates to MTIEKPTRLLLAGLSLLLSASAWADFSASPEEARGIAKDAYLYGFPVVEMYKTLYTQAVDKSGPNFKAPFNKIGNTARVFTTKDTAFVTPNPDTPYSFVWMDLRSEPVVLTLPQIAEERYYSVQLIDLYTQNFAYLGTRSTGNKGGTFMIAGPDWQGQQPVKIDRLVRSESNIAFALYRTQLFDEKDLEKVKKIQHGYKVQTLSQYLGQPAPAAAPKVDWPKPTATMSDSPELFRYLNFMLGFAPAQDVEKDLLARFAKIGIVAGQPFDLKTLTTEQRKALDDGIADAKAEFAALKKDKIDTHQVTRGDFFGTRDHLNNNYLYRYAGANIGIFGNSADEGTHFSYLVDNQGKPANGARHSYTLHFDKDQLPPADAFWSLTMYDGKTKLLVPNHKKRYLINSRMLSTLKRDPDGGLTLYLQHSEPLKDQRSNWLPAPHGPFYAVLRLYLPKPEVGNGQWKLPPLTPINP, encoded by the coding sequence ATGACCATCGAAAAACCGACCCGCCTGTTGCTCGCCGGTCTCTCTCTGTTACTGAGCGCAAGCGCCTGGGCAGATTTCAGCGCCAGCCCCGAAGAAGCCCGGGGGATCGCCAAAGACGCGTATCTCTACGGCTTCCCGGTGGTGGAGATGTACAAGACCCTGTACACCCAGGCGGTGGACAAAAGCGGCCCGAACTTCAAGGCACCGTTCAATAAGATCGGCAATACGGCAAGGGTGTTCACCACCAAGGACACTGCGTTCGTCACCCCCAACCCGGACACCCCCTACTCGTTCGTCTGGATGGACCTGCGCTCAGAGCCTGTGGTCCTGACGCTGCCACAGATCGCCGAAGAACGTTACTACTCAGTACAGCTGATCGACCTCTACACCCAGAACTTTGCCTACCTGGGCACCCGCAGCACGGGCAACAAGGGCGGGACCTTCATGATTGCCGGTCCCGATTGGCAAGGTCAGCAACCGGTCAAGATCGATCGTCTGGTGCGCAGCGAAAGCAACATTGCCTTCGCGCTTTACCGCACGCAGCTGTTCGATGAAAAGGACCTGGAGAAGGTCAAGAAAATCCAGCACGGCTACAAGGTTCAGACGCTGAGCCAATACCTGGGACAGCCGGCCCCGGCCGCTGCGCCAAAAGTCGATTGGCCAAAACCGACCGCTACCATGAGCGACAGCCCGGAGCTGTTCCGCTACCTGAACTTCATGCTCGGCTTTGCCCCGGCACAAGACGTTGAAAAAGACCTGCTGGCGCGTTTCGCGAAGATCGGTATCGTGGCCGGCCAGCCGTTTGACCTCAAAACCCTCACCACCGAACAGCGCAAGGCCCTCGACGATGGTATTGCCGATGCCAAGGCCGAGTTCGCAGCACTCAAAAAAGACAAGATCGATACCCATCAGGTGACCCGTGGTGATTTCTTCGGCACCCGTGATCACCTCAACAACAATTATCTGTACCGCTATGCCGGCGCCAACATAGGGATCTTCGGCAACTCCGCCGATGAAGGGACCCATTTCAGTTATCTCGTCGACAACCAGGGCAAACCGGCCAACGGCGCGAGACACAGCTACACCCTGCACTTCGACAAGGATCAGCTGCCACCGGCTGATGCGTTCTGGTCGCTGACCATGTACGACGGCAAGACCAAGCTGCTGGTGCCCAATCACAAGAAACGCTACCTGATCAACTCGCGCATGCTGTCCACACTCAAGCGCGATCCGGACGGTGGCCTGACCCTGTACTTGCAGCATTCCGAGCCGCTCAAGGATCAGCGAAGCAACTGGCTGCCGGCGCCGCACGGCCCGTTCTACGCAGTGTTGCGCCTGTACCTGCCCAAGCCTGAAGTCGGTAACGGCCAATGGAAACTGCCGCCGTTGACGCCGATCAATCCGTAA
- a CDS encoding SRPBCC family protein, which yields MPVLELSTLIKGRTPAHVLDFCLEGSNFPKIFPERVTPLGNIDVNDLRIAAGREFSFRHWMFGVIPATWTVAIREVSDSHFIDEMLKGPMAAFRHEHRVAAVEGGTLYTDRVTYAAIGGAPLEWLMVNAYMRRIFKARHRNMLRLLG from the coding sequence ATGCCTGTTCTGGAACTCTCCACGCTCATCAAAGGACGTACGCCCGCGCACGTTCTCGATTTTTGCCTTGAGGGCAGCAACTTCCCGAAAATCTTCCCGGAACGGGTGACGCCATTGGGCAACATCGACGTGAACGACTTGCGTATCGCTGCCGGTCGCGAGTTCAGTTTTCGTCATTGGATGTTCGGCGTTATTCCAGCGACCTGGACCGTGGCGATTCGTGAGGTCAGCGACAGCCATTTCATCGACGAAATGCTCAAGGGACCGATGGCGGCATTTCGTCATGAACACCGGGTCGCAGCAGTGGAGGGCGGGACGCTGTACACCGATCGCGTGACCTACGCCGCCATTGGTGGTGCACCTTTGGAGTGGTTGATGGTTAATGCCTACATGCGGCGGATTTTCAAGGCGCGGCATCGCAATATGCTTCGATTATTGGGTTGA
- the tpx gene encoding thiol peroxidase, with amino-acid sequence MAQVTLKGNPVQVNGQLPQAGSKAPAFSLVAGNLSDVTLASFAGKRKVLNIFPSVDTPTCATSVRKFNAQANDVANTVVLCISADLPFAQARFCGAEGLENVQNLSTLRGREFIENYGVAIADGPLVGLTARAVVVLDENDTVLHSELVKEIAEEPNYEAALAVLK; translated from the coding sequence ATGGCTCAAGTCACTCTCAAAGGCAATCCGGTTCAAGTCAACGGCCAACTGCCACAAGCCGGTTCCAAGGCGCCAGCCTTTTCCCTGGTGGCCGGCAATCTGTCCGACGTGACCCTGGCAAGCTTCGCCGGCAAACGCAAAGTGCTGAACATCTTCCCAAGCGTTGACACTCCGACCTGCGCCACGTCGGTACGCAAGTTCAACGCTCAGGCCAACGACGTGGCCAACACCGTTGTACTGTGCATTTCGGCTGACCTGCCGTTCGCCCAGGCACGTTTCTGCGGCGCTGAAGGTCTGGAAAACGTTCAGAACCTGTCGACCCTGCGCGGCCGTGAGTTCATCGAAAACTACGGCGTTGCCATCGCTGACGGCCCTCTGGTCGGCCTGACCGCGCGCGCAGTCGTTGTACTCGACGAAAACGACACCGTGCTGCACAGCGAACTGGTTAAAGAAATCGCCGAAGAACCAAACTATGAAGCGGCGTTGGCCGTTTTGAAGTAA
- a CDS encoding MdtA/MuxA family multidrug efflux RND transporter periplasmic adaptor subunit codes for MVDHSMQSSASRHSRHWLFGLLVLLVIAGLCWKFWPGSAAHKDAAAPKAAGGHVGKPGGMRPGFGGATGPVPVRVAPAVVGDFPLYYKALGTVTALNTINVRSRVGGELVKIAFEEGQMVKAGDLLAEIDPRPYQNALLQAEGTLLQNQAQLKNAIVDVERYRGLYAQDSIAKQTLDTAAALVGQYQGTVKTNQAAVNDAKLNLEFTKIRAPITGRVGLRQLDVGNLVAANDTTALAIITQTQPISVVFTLPENSLDTVLARYHSGAKLPVEAWDRGDTQLQASGVLQSLDNQIDTTTGTLKFKARYDNRDLALFPNQFVNVRLLADTLKGVVLAPSAAIQFGTNGTFVYVLDGDKKVTIRPLKIGASDGDNTVINEGLKPGDRVVLEGTDRLKEGSEVEVVNDSNAAPATPTDNQDPSTSAETDPKATGKAHKGRA; via the coding sequence ATGGTTGATCACTCCATGCAATCCTCTGCTTCTCGTCATTCCCGTCACTGGCTCTTCGGCCTGCTGGTCCTGTTGGTCATTGCTGGCCTGTGCTGGAAGTTCTGGCCAGGCAGTGCGGCTCACAAAGACGCCGCTGCCCCTAAAGCAGCGGGCGGGCATGTCGGCAAGCCGGGTGGGATGCGTCCGGGTTTTGGCGGTGCTACCGGCCCCGTCCCGGTTCGGGTCGCGCCAGCCGTGGTGGGTGATTTTCCGCTGTACTACAAAGCCCTTGGCACGGTTACTGCGCTGAACACCATTAATGTGCGCAGTCGCGTGGGCGGTGAACTGGTGAAGATTGCGTTCGAAGAAGGGCAGATGGTCAAGGCTGGCGACCTGCTCGCCGAGATCGACCCGCGTCCTTACCAGAACGCCTTGCTCCAGGCCGAAGGCACGTTGTTGCAGAACCAGGCACAGTTGAAAAACGCGATTGTGGATGTGGAGCGCTATCGCGGTTTGTATGCGCAAGACAGTATCGCCAAACAGACCCTCGACACCGCGGCCGCGCTGGTTGGGCAGTACCAGGGCACGGTCAAGACCAATCAGGCGGCGGTCAACGACGCCAAACTCAATCTGGAGTTCACCAAAATCCGTGCCCCGATTACCGGGCGCGTCGGTCTGCGGCAGCTGGACGTCGGTAACCTGGTGGCCGCCAACGACACCACCGCCCTGGCGATCATCACCCAGACCCAGCCGATCAGCGTGGTCTTCACCTTGCCGGAAAACAGTCTCGACACCGTGCTGGCCCGCTACCACTCAGGTGCCAAGCTACCGGTTGAGGCCTGGGATCGTGGCGACACCCAATTGCAGGCCAGCGGTGTCTTGCAGAGCCTGGACAACCAGATCGACACCACCACCGGCACGCTGAAGTTCAAGGCACGCTACGACAATCGCGATCTGGCGCTGTTCCCGAATCAGTTCGTCAACGTCCGACTGCTGGCCGACACCCTCAAAGGCGTGGTGCTGGCGCCTTCGGCAGCCATTCAGTTCGGCACCAACGGCACCTTTGTCTATGTCCTGGACGGTGATAAAAAAGTCACCATTCGCCCGTTGAAAATCGGCGCCAGCGATGGCGACAACACAGTGATCAACGAAGGCTTGAAACCCGGTGATCGCGTGGTACTGGAAGGCACTGACCGCCTCAAGGAGGGCAGTGAAGTCGAGGTGGTCAACGACAGCAACGCCGCGCCGGCGACCCCGACGGATAACCAGGACCCATCGACCAGCGCCGAGACTGATCCGAAAGCCACTGGCAAGGCGCACAAGGGCCGCGCATGA
- a CDS encoding MdtB/MuxB family multidrug efflux RND transporter permease subunit translates to MNISRLFILRPVATTLSMLAIVLAGMIAYKLLPVSALPQVDYPTIRVMTLYPGASPDVMTSAVTAPLERQFGQMPGLTQMASTSSGGASVLTLRFSLDVNMDVAEQQVQAAINAATNLLPKDLPAPPVYNKVNPADTPVLTLAITSKTMLLPKLNDLVDTRMAQKIAQISGVGMVSIAGGQRQAVRIKVNPEALAANGLNLSDVRTLIAASNVNQPKGNFDGPTRVSMLDANDQLTAPKDYAELILAYKNGAPLRLKDVAQIVDGAENERLAAWANENQAVLLNIQRQPGANVIEVVDRIKALLPSITDNLPAGLDVTVLTDRTQTIRASVTDVQHELLIAIALVVMVTFLFLRRASATIIPSIAVPLSLIGTFGVMYLAGFSVNNLTLMALTIATGFVVDDAIVMLENISRFIEEGDSPLQAALKGAKQIGFTLISLTLSLIAVLIPLLFMADVVGRLFREFAITLAVAILISLVVSLTLTPMMCARLLKREPKPEEQGRFYRASGVWIDWLIAAYGRKLQWVLKHQPLTLLVAIATLGLTVFLYIVVPKGFFPVQDTGVIQGISEAPQSISFAAMSQRQQELAKVILADPAVQSLSSYIGIDGDNATLNSGRLLINLKPHKERDLSAAQVISRLQPQLNKLVGIRLFMQPVQDLTIEDRVSRTQYQFSLSSPDADMLSLWSGRLVEALGKQPELTDVASDLQDKGLQVYLVIDRDAASRIGVSVSNITDALYDAFGQRQISTIYTQASQYRVVMQAQDGEKIGPQALEQIHVKTTNGGQVRLSSLARVEERQAQLAIAHIGQFPAVMMSFNLAPGVALGQAVELINKVQKDIGMPLGVQTQFQGAAQAFEASLSSTLLLILAAVVTMYIVLGVLYESYIHPITILSTLPSAAVGALLALILSGNDLGMIAIIGIILLIGIVKKNAIMMIDFALDAERNQGMDPATAIYQAALLRFRPILMTTLAALFGAVPLMLATGSGAELRQPLGLVMVGGLLVSQVLTLFTTPVIYLYFDRLGRRWRPAPERLEPVEQP, encoded by the coding sequence ATGAACATCTCGCGGCTGTTTATCCTTCGCCCGGTAGCCACCACCCTGAGCATGCTGGCCATTGTTTTGGCCGGCATGATTGCCTACAAATTGCTGCCGGTCTCGGCGCTGCCTCAGGTCGATTACCCGACCATTCGGGTCATGACCCTGTACCCGGGCGCGAGCCCGGATGTGATGACCAGTGCGGTCACTGCGCCACTTGAGCGCCAGTTCGGGCAAATGCCCGGTCTGACCCAAATGGCCTCGACCAGTTCCGGTGGCGCCTCGGTGCTGACCCTGCGCTTCAGCCTCGACGTCAACATGGACGTTGCCGAGCAGCAGGTGCAGGCGGCCATTAACGCGGCAACCAACTTGTTGCCCAAGGACTTGCCGGCACCGCCGGTGTACAACAAGGTCAACCCGGCGGACACCCCGGTGCTGACCCTGGCGATCACCTCAAAAACCATGTTGCTGCCCAAACTCAATGATCTGGTCGACACGCGCATGGCGCAGAAAATCGCCCAGATCAGTGGCGTCGGCATGGTCAGCATCGCCGGTGGCCAACGTCAGGCCGTGCGGATCAAGGTCAATCCTGAAGCCCTGGCGGCCAACGGCTTGAACCTCTCGGACGTGCGCACCTTGATCGCCGCGTCCAACGTCAACCAGCCCAAAGGCAACTTTGACGGTCCGACCCGGGTCTCGATGCTCGATGCCAACGACCAGTTGACCGCGCCCAAGGACTACGCCGAACTGATCCTGGCCTACAAGAACGGCGCGCCGTTACGGCTCAAGGATGTTGCGCAGATCGTCGACGGCGCCGAAAACGAACGCCTCGCCGCATGGGCCAATGAAAACCAGGCCGTATTGCTGAACATCCAGCGTCAGCCAGGCGCCAACGTAATCGAGGTGGTCGACCGGATCAAGGCCCTGTTGCCGAGCATCACCGACAACCTGCCGGCCGGCCTCGACGTCACCGTGTTGACCGACCGCACCCAGACCATCCGGGCTTCCGTCACCGACGTGCAGCACGAGCTGCTGATTGCCATTGCCCTGGTGGTGATGGTGACGTTCCTGTTTTTGCGCCGGGCCAGTGCCACGATTATTCCGTCGATTGCGGTGCCGTTGTCGTTGATCGGTACGTTTGGCGTGATGTACCTGGCCGGTTTTTCGGTCAACAACCTGACCTTGATGGCATTGACCATTGCTACCGGTTTTGTGGTGGACGACGCGATCGTCATGCTGGAAAACATTTCGCGCTTCATCGAAGAGGGCGACAGCCCGTTGCAGGCGGCGCTCAAGGGCGCCAAGCAGATCGGTTTCACCCTGATCTCGCTGACCCTGTCGCTGATCGCGGTATTGATTCCGCTGTTGTTCATGGCCGATGTAGTGGGGCGTCTGTTCCGCGAGTTTGCGATTACCCTGGCGGTGGCGATTCTGATTTCCCTGGTGGTTTCCCTGACCCTGACGCCCATGATGTGCGCGCGGTTGCTCAAGCGTGAGCCGAAGCCAGAAGAGCAGGGCCGTTTCTACCGGGCCAGCGGTGTGTGGATCGACTGGCTCATCGCCGCCTACGGGCGCAAGTTGCAGTGGGTACTCAAGCATCAGCCGCTGACCCTGCTGGTGGCCATCGCCACCCTGGGCCTGACGGTGTTCCTGTACATCGTGGTGCCCAAGGGCTTCTTCCCGGTGCAGGACACCGGGGTGATCCAGGGCATTTCCGAGGCACCGCAGTCGATTTCCTTCGCCGCCATGAGCCAGCGTCAGCAGGAATTGGCCAAGGTCATTCTGGCCGATCCGGCGGTGCAAAGCCTGTCGTCCTATATCGGTATCGACGGCGACAACGCGACACTGAACAGTGGGCGCTTGTTGATCAATCTCAAGCCGCACAAAGAACGTGATCTGAGCGCGGCCCAGGTGATCAGCCGGTTGCAGCCGCAGTTGAATAAACTGGTGGGCATTCGTCTGTTCATGCAGCCGGTGCAGGATCTGACCATCGAAGACCGGGTCAGCCGCACGCAGTACCAATTCAGCCTGTCGTCGCCGGATGCCGACATGCTCAGCCTGTGGAGCGGGCGACTGGTCGAGGCGCTGGGCAAACAGCCAGAGTTGACCGACGTTGCCAGCGATCTGCAGGACAAGGGTTTGCAGGTCTATCTGGTGATCGACCGCGATGCCGCCTCGCGAATCGGTGTTTCGGTGTCAAACATCACCGACGCGCTGTACGACGCTTTCGGCCAGCGCCAGATCTCGACCATTTACACCCAGGCCAGCCAGTACCGCGTGGTGATGCAGGCGCAGGACGGCGAGAAGATCGGCCCGCAGGCGCTGGAACAGATTCATGTCAAGACCACCAATGGCGGCCAGGTGCGGTTGTCCAGCCTGGCCCGCGTCGAAGAGCGCCAGGCGCAATTGGCGATTGCGCACATCGGCCAGTTCCCGGCGGTGATGATGTCCTTCAACCTTGCGCCCGGCGTAGCGTTGGGCCAGGCCGTCGAGCTGATCAACAAGGTGCAGAAGGACATCGGCATGCCGCTGGGTGTGCAGACTCAGTTCCAGGGTGCCGCTCAGGCGTTCGAGGCCTCGCTGTCGAGCACCTTGTTGCTGATTCTGGCGGCAGTGGTGACCATGTACATCGTGCTCGGTGTGCTGTACGAGAGCTACATTCACCCGATCACCATTCTCTCGACGCTACCATCAGCGGCGGTCGGCGCCTTGCTGGCGCTGATCCTCAGTGGCAATGACCTGGGCATGATCGCGATCATCGGCATCATCTTGCTGATCGGCATCGTCAAGAAGAACGCGATCATGATGATCGACTTCGCCCTCGACGCCGAGCGCAATCAGGGCATGGACCCGGCGACGGCGATCTACCAGGCGGCGCTGCTGCGTTTTCGACCGATTCTGATGACCACCCTGGCCGCGTTGTTTGGCGCTGTGCCGCTGATGCTCGCCACCGGCTCCGGTGCGGAGTTGCGCCAGCCATTGGGTCTGGTGATGGTCGGCGGCCTGCTGGTGAGCCAGGTGCTGACGCTGTTTACCACGCCAGTTATCTATCTGTACTTCGACCGCCTTGGTCGGCGCTGGCGGCCTGCGCCTGAGCGCCTGGAGCCGGTAGAGCAGCCATGA